In Verrucomicrobiota bacterium, the sequence CGGCAACATGGACTCGCCGGCGTCGAAGTTCATGGGAAACAACATGGCGAATAACTGGTACGGCATCCGCAGCCGAAAAGGCGATCAAGGTTTCCGGTTTTTCATCTGGGACGCGGAGCATACCCTGCTGGAGCTGGATGAGGACCGCACCGGTCCTTTCCCGGCCGGGGACCAGTTCGAGCAAAGCAATCCCCAGTGGCTCTGGCAGCAATGCCTGGAGAGCGCGGAATTCCGTATGCTCGTCGCGGACCGCATTCAACGGCACTTCTTCAACGAGGGCGCGCTTACGCCGAAGTCTGTGCTGGCGCGGCTTCTCGTACGCAAAAAGGAAATCGAACGCGCCGTGGTCTGCGAATCGGCGCGCTGGGGCGATATCCAAGGGGGATTCCCCTTCGGCGGTCCGTCCCGCCGCGGCCCGGATGGGGGCGATCCAGGGCCGTTGACGCGAGACGTGGAATGGAAGACCGCCATCGATCGAATCGTAAATGGATACTTTCCCAAGCGCACCACGGTAGTCCTCGACCAACTCTGGATGCAAGGCCTCTGGCCGGATCTCGCGGCGCCCACACTCAACCAACACGGCGGCCACGTGGCGCGAGGATTTGCCCTGACCCTCAAAGCCGGGGAAGGCGCCATCTACTTCACGCTCGACGGGAGCGATCCGCGCTCGCTCGGAGGAAAGACTTCCCCGAAGGCAAAGACCTTCGAGACGCCGATTCCGATCAGCGAAAGCTGCGTCGTGAAGTGCCGGGCGTTTTCCAACGGAGAATGGAGTCCGCTGAACGAAGCGCGGTTCAGCGTGGCGGCCAAGCCGTGACGTGTCTTGAGATTCGAGGGATCGACAAAAGCAGCGGCTGGATGGCTGGATTAAGTTGTTTCCCATCTGCCTGAACGGTACGATGCGAGCCTTATTTTGATTCACCCCGAGTTGGCTTTCAGCTTCAACGCGCTCCCGGTGATCGAATCGGAACTCAAGCATCAAGGGATCCTGGCGTTGATCGGGCGAGATGTGTTGGCTGACTGCCTGTTTATCTACGATGGCAGGCACGGGATTTTTAGTCTGGCATTCTGATCGAGCGAACAGCCAGCAGCAGCGAAACCAGCCTTGAATCGGTCGCTCAAGCCACGATGGCGTTGACCACGTTGCCGTGCACGTCGGTCAGGCGAAAATCCCGCCCGCCAAAGCGGAACGTCAGCTTTTCGTGATCGATCCCAAGAAGGTGCAGAATGGTCGCGTGCAGATCGTGGATCGTGGTCACGTTTTCGACCGCATGCATGCCCAGTTCATCGGTCGCGCCGTGAATCGTCCCGCCTTTGACGCCCGCCCCCGCCAGCCACACGCTGAAGCCTTCCGGATGATGATCGCGGCCGTCGCGTCCGGCGGAATGCGGCGTGCGGCCAAATTCGCCCGCCCAGACGACGAGCGTCTCCTCCAATAACCCGCGACCTTTCAAATCCTTGATCAGTCCGGCGACGGCTTGATCGGTCTGGAACGCATTTTTCTCGTGGCCTTTCTTGAGATCGCCGTGCTGGTCCCACGTGCCGTTCGAGGCCCCGGGCGGACAATTGACTTCGACGAAGCGCACTCCGGATTCCACGAGACGCCGCGCGCGCAGGCATTGAATGCCGTAAAGCCTTTTGAACTTGTCGGTCGAGTCGATGCCGTAGAGCGCTTGGGTCGCCTCGCTTTCGCGGTCGAGATTCAACACGTCCGGCACGAGCGATTGCATGCGAAACGCCATCTCATAATTGCGGATCGCATCTTCCACGGCGTCGTGCGTGCCCAGGGCCTGGGAGAAATCCCGGTCTTGCGCGCGCAACAAATCCAATTTCGCGCGCTGGATGCGGGCGTCCGCGTCGCCGGGAACAATGTTGTCGATGGGAACGCCTTCCGCTCTGAATTGAGTGGACTGCGCCGTGGCCGGCAGGAAACCAGCGGAATAATTTTCCATTCCCCCGCAAGGCACGACATCGAAACCCAACACTACAAAGCCGGGCAAGTTCAAATTCGCGCTGCCCAATCCGTAAGTGACCCACGATCCCAGGCTGGGCCGGCCCGCGTTGTTGCTGCCCGTGTGCAGCAACAGCACGCCGGTCGAGTGCAGCGGCAAATCGGCTTTCATCGACCGAATGACT encodes:
- a CDS encoding DUF1501 domain-containing protein is translated as MTRRAMLRATANGFGLLALSSLLADRKFAQALASPLPHFAPRAKNVIFCFMDGGVSHVDSFDPKPKLDELDTKAFLDSKNPTAAGKRQWLKSPWKFKPRGQCGMPVSDLFPHLATCADDLAVIRSMKADLPLHSTGVLLLHTGSNNAGRPSLGSWVTYGLGSANLNLPGFVVLGFDVVPCGGMENYSAGFLPATAQSTQFRAEGVPIDNIVPGDADARIQRAKLDLLRAQDRDFSQALGTHDAVEDAIRNYEMAFRMQSLVPDVLNLDRESEATQALYGIDSTDKFKRLYGIQCLRARRLVESGVRFVEVNCPPGASNGTWDQHGDLKKGHEKNAFQTDQAVAGLIKDLKGRGLLEETLVVWAGEFGRTPHSAGRDGRDHHPEGFSVWLAGAGVKGGTIHGATDELGMHAVENVTTIHDLHATILHLLGIDHEKLTFRFGGRDFRLTDVHGNVVNAIVA